A DNA window from Pseudodesulfovibrio thermohalotolerans contains the following coding sequences:
- a CDS encoding class I SAM-dependent methyltransferase: protein MFTEYVPDRNARILDFGCGYGRVMAQLAEAGYTALTGIDFSEPLVRRGREEHPGLDLAAYPGGPLPYADNSFDAAVMLAVFTCMPDTAAQAGALLELKRVLRPGGVLYVNDFLLNRDRRNLDRYQLGQEKYGIYGIFDVDDGGTLRHHDRDHMEALFFDFHTLVFEEAVYDTMHGHLSNGFYAVLRMPDWEERSPGA, encoded by the coding sequence GTGTTCACCGAGTATGTTCCCGACCGGAACGCTCGCATCCTGGATTTCGGCTGCGGTTATGGCCGTGTCATGGCCCAATTGGCCGAGGCGGGTTACACCGCCCTGACCGGGATCGATTTTTCCGAGCCGCTTGTCCGGCGCGGCCGCGAGGAACATCCGGGGCTTGATTTGGCCGCCTATCCGGGCGGCCCCCTGCCTTACGCCGACAACAGCTTTGACGCCGCCGTCATGCTCGCGGTTTTCACCTGTATGCCGGATACCGCCGCCCAGGCAGGCGCTCTCCTTGAGCTGAAGCGTGTCCTCAGGCCCGGTGGTGTGCTGTACGTCAATGACTTCCTGCTCAACCGCGACCGCCGCAACCTCGACCGATACCAGCTTGGTCAGGAAAAATACGGCATCTATGGCATTTTCGACGTGGATGACGGCGGCACACTTCGCCATCACGACCGGGATCATATGGAGGCGCTTTTTTTCGACTTCCATACCCTTGTGTTTGAAGAGGCTGTCTACGACACCATGCACGGGCATTTGTCGAACGGCTTCTACGCCGTGTTGAGAATGCCGGACTGGGAAGAGAGGTCGCCGGGAGCGTAG
- a CDS encoding trypsin-like peptidase domain-containing protein yields the protein MKRYLSLFPLFLLFFVFVSVPAFSADRRTPVVRAVQAVSPSVVNITVTSVARGGGRSPFGDPFFDQFFNEFYGQQPRQSRSLGSGVIIDGEKGLVLTNAHVVASGGEIAVRLKDGREFKADLVGSDSDFDLAVLKLEDGGGLPQVSMGDSDGIYIGETVIAIGNPFGYSNTVTTGVVSALNRPMKTRGGAFGSFIQTDAAINPGNSGGPLLNINGELVGINTAIQARAEGIGFAIPINKAKHVIAELLDSGHVSPIWLGLFGQDVDQAVARYFDLKNLNGMLVTEVHPGTPAAAASLKPGDVVLGFNGRIVANKSDYLNRLGNVTKSESVVLDVLRDGKRSRLDLRPQVLDKDMALDLVRSRWGFGLADRASGPGAAVTGVVPGSAAAKLGLKQGDIIHQIGNRSLATGADLLNAFLRNRMQKTVMMRVQRGRNLYTVRLTL from the coding sequence ATGAAGCGATATCTTTCCCTTTTTCCGCTTTTCCTTCTCTTTTTCGTTTTCGTCTCGGTTCCGGCCTTTTCCGCGGACCGCCGTACCCCCGTGGTCCGCGCCGTTCAGGCCGTCAGCCCCTCGGTGGTCAACATCACTGTCACCTCCGTTGCCCGAGGCGGAGGGCGTTCGCCTTTCGGCGATCCATTTTTCGATCAATTCTTCAACGAGTTCTACGGACAGCAGCCGCGCCAGTCCCGAAGCCTCGGCTCGGGCGTAATCATCGACGGTGAAAAGGGGCTGGTTCTGACCAACGCTCATGTCGTTGCCTCGGGCGGGGAAATTGCGGTTCGCCTCAAGGACGGCCGCGAGTTCAAGGCCGATCTGGTTGGCTCGGACTCCGACTTCGACCTGGCCGTGCTCAAGCTTGAGGACGGCGGAGGGTTGCCCCAGGTCTCCATGGGCGACTCGGATGGCATCTACATCGGCGAGACCGTCATCGCCATCGGCAACCCCTTCGGCTATTCCAACACCGTGACCACGGGCGTGGTCTCCGCTCTGAACCGGCCCATGAAGACACGCGGCGGGGCTTTCGGCAGCTTTATCCAGACGGACGCGGCCATCAATCCCGGCAACTCCGGCGGTCCGCTCCTGAACATCAACGGCGAACTCGTCGGCATCAATACGGCCATCCAGGCCCGGGCCGAGGGCATCGGTTTCGCCATTCCCATCAACAAGGCCAAGCACGTCATCGCCGAGCTGCTCGACTCCGGTCACGTGTCGCCCATCTGGCTCGGCCTGTTCGGCCAGGATGTGGACCAGGCCGTCGCCCGTTATTTCGACCTCAAGAATCTCAACGGAATGCTTGTCACCGAGGTCCATCCCGGCACCCCGGCGGCGGCAGCGTCCCTCAAGCCCGGCGATGTTGTTCTGGGCTTCAACGGCCGGATAGTCGCCAACAAGAGCGACTACCTGAACCGGCTGGGCAATGTGACCAAATCCGAATCCGTCGTCCTGGATGTCCTGCGCGACGGGAAGCGGAGCCGCCTCGACCTCAGGCCCCAGGTTCTTGACAAGGACATGGCCCTGGACCTCGTGCGCAGCCGCTGGGGCTTCGGTCTTGCGGACAGGGCCTCCGGACCCGGCGCGGCAGTGACCGGCGTGGTTCCCGGTTCCGCCGCCGCCAAGCTCGGTCTCAAGCAGGGCGACATCATCCACCAGATCGGCAACCGCAGCCTGGCAACGGGCGCGGACCTGCTCAACGCCTTTCTGCGAAATCGAATGCAGAAGACGGTCATGATGCGCGTCCAGCGCGGGCGCAATCTCTACACCGTCCGGCTGACCCTTTAG
- a CDS encoding ATP-dependent 6-phosphofructokinase — protein sequence MKACNSEGGAPKTTEISTVGVAKIANPIKFGRFVEEDNAVLVNITRRSVEGTAKSRKKPEHIYFEPAGPRDKIYYDPSKTKCAIVTCGGLCPGLNDVIRAIVMAAHHEYKVPSVLGIQYGLAGFVPEQGYDVIELTPDFVSRIHEFGGTVLGSSRGPQDPEVIVDALERMNVSILFMIGGDGTMRAASKVVAEIGKRGLSISVVGLPKTIDNDINYVSPSFGFDTSVETAAMAIKGAHVEATGAPWGIGLVKVMGRSAGFIAAQSALSCQEVNFCLIPEEPFDIHGENGFLAALDGRMKQRGNAVIVVAEGAGQDLLEATGKEDASGNVQLSDIASLLKKEIHEHFAKQGIETTLKYIDPSYIIRSVPANANDRIYCSFLGIHAVHAGMSGRTGLVISRWNGRYVHIPMSVVIKGKKSINTCSNYWRAVLESTGQPVSMKNG from the coding sequence ATGAAAGCATGTAATTCCGAGGGCGGCGCGCCCAAAACAACCGAAATTTCCACCGTCGGCGTCGCCAAGATAGCCAATCCCATCAAATTCGGCCGCTTTGTCGAAGAAGACAACGCCGTGCTGGTGAACATCACCCGCCGTAGCGTGGAAGGGACCGCCAAGAGCCGCAAAAAGCCCGAGCACATCTATTTCGAACCCGCCGGTCCCAGGGACAAGATATACTACGACCCGAGCAAGACCAAGTGCGCGATTGTCACCTGCGGCGGCCTGTGCCCCGGCCTGAACGACGTCATCCGGGCCATCGTCATGGCCGCCCACCACGAATACAAGGTCCCGTCCGTGCTCGGCATCCAGTACGGCCTGGCCGGATTCGTGCCCGAGCAGGGCTACGACGTCATCGAGCTGACCCCGGACTTCGTCTCGCGCATCCACGAGTTCGGCGGCACGGTGCTGGGCTCCTCGCGCGGACCCCAGGACCCCGAGGTCATCGTGGACGCGCTGGAGCGCATGAATGTCTCCATCCTTTTCATGATCGGCGGCGACGGGACCATGCGCGCGGCCTCCAAGGTAGTTGCCGAAATCGGGAAGCGCGGGTTGTCCATCTCCGTGGTCGGCCTGCCGAAGACCATCGACAACGACATCAACTACGTCTCCCCCTCCTTCGGCTTCGATACCTCGGTGGAAACCGCGGCCATGGCCATCAAGGGGGCGCACGTTGAGGCCACGGGCGCGCCATGGGGCATCGGCCTGGTCAAGGTCATGGGCCGCAGCGCGGGCTTCATCGCGGCCCAGAGCGCCCTGTCCTGCCAGGAGGTGAATTTCTGCCTCATCCCCGAGGAGCCGTTCGACATCCACGGCGAAAACGGTTTCCTGGCGGCCCTGGACGGTCGCATGAAACAGCGCGGCAACGCGGTCATCGTGGTTGCGGAGGGCGCCGGGCAGGACCTGCTGGAGGCAACCGGCAAGGAAGACGCCTCGGGCAACGTCCAGTTGAGCGACATCGCTTCCCTGCTCAAGAAGGAAATCCACGAACATTTCGCGAAACAGGGTATCGAGACGACGCTCAAGTACATCGACCCGAGCTACATCATTCGTTCGGTCCCGGCCAACGCCAACGACCGCATCTACTGCTCGTTCCTGGGCATCCACGCCGTGCATGCGGGCATGTCCGGCCGAACCGGCCTGGTCATCTCGCGCTGGAACGGCCGCTACGTGCACATTCCCATGAGCGTGGTCATCAAGGGCAAGAAGAGCATCAACACCTGTTCGAACTACTGGCGGGCCGTGCTCGAATCCACGGGACAGCCCGTTTCCATGAAAAACGGTTAA
- a CDS encoding cytochrome ubiquinol oxidase subunit I, with product MDVLMLSRLQFAAATMFHFIFVPLTLGLSVLIACMETAYVRTGNETYRKMAKFWGKLFLVNFALGVVTGITLEFQFGTNWSRYSAYVGDIFGSLLAIEATAAFFLESTFIGVWHFGWDKLSPKAHAIVAWLVAGASNLSAIWILIANGFMQNPVGYTLRNGRAELTDFFAVITNKYAWLEFFHVIPASLLLAGFFIVGISAWHLMRKSHTDFFQKSFNIGISVALVFALFTAAEGHIHGNNLSDTQPAKLAAMESHWETQRQAPMYLLLIPGEDGNVFEALPLPGVLSFLAYNDFNAEVTGLSDIPKEDRPPVVLSFLSFRLMVGLGTLFIMVAAFGFLMRNRLDKFPMFLKVLPYCIPLPYLAIWAGWTLTEVGRQPWIVYGLMRTSDAVSPVGTAEVGFTLVLMTLLYALLGAIGIWLMVKLAKKGPEDHSPIQV from the coding sequence ATGGATGTGCTGATGCTTTCACGGTTGCAATTCGCCGCAGCCACCATGTTTCACTTCATTTTCGTGCCGCTGACGTTGGGACTGTCCGTCCTCATCGCGTGCATGGAAACGGCCTATGTGCGCACCGGCAACGAGACGTACAGGAAAATGGCCAAATTCTGGGGAAAACTCTTCCTGGTGAACTTCGCATTGGGCGTGGTCACCGGCATCACTCTGGAATTCCAGTTCGGAACCAACTGGTCCCGATACTCCGCCTACGTGGGCGACATCTTCGGCTCGCTGCTGGCCATCGAGGCCACCGCCGCGTTCTTCCTTGAGTCCACCTTCATCGGCGTCTGGCACTTCGGCTGGGACAAGCTCTCGCCCAAGGCCCACGCCATCGTGGCCTGGCTCGTTGCGGGCGCGTCCAACCTGTCCGCCATCTGGATTCTCATCGCCAACGGCTTCATGCAGAATCCCGTGGGCTACACCCTGCGCAACGGACGGGCCGAGTTGACCGACTTCTTCGCGGTCATCACCAACAAGTACGCGTGGCTCGAATTCTTCCATGTGATCCCGGCTTCCCTGCTCCTGGCCGGCTTCTTCATCGTCGGCATCTCCGCGTGGCACCTGATGCGCAAGAGCCACACCGACTTCTTCCAGAAATCCTTCAACATTGGTATCAGCGTGGCCCTGGTCTTCGCCCTGTTCACCGCGGCCGAAGGCCACATCCACGGCAACAACCTGTCCGACACACAGCCCGCCAAGCTGGCGGCCATGGAATCCCATTGGGAAACCCAACGGCAGGCGCCCATGTATCTCCTGCTCATCCCGGGCGAGGACGGCAACGTGTTCGAAGCCCTGCCCCTGCCCGGCGTGCTAAGTTTCCTGGCCTACAACGACTTCAACGCCGAAGTGACGGGACTGAGCGACATTCCCAAGGAAGACCGGCCGCCCGTGGTCCTGTCCTTCCTCTCCTTCCGGCTGATGGTCGGCCTGGGCACCCTGTTCATCATGGTTGCCGCCTTCGGCTTCCTGATGCGCAACAGGCTGGACAAGTTCCCGATGTTCCTCAAGGTCCTGCCCTACTGCATCCCGCTGCCCTACCTCGCGATTTGGGCCGGTTGGACCCTCACCGAGGTAGGCCGCCAGCCGTGGATCGTGTACGGGCTCATGCGCACCTCGGACGCGGTCTCTCCGGTGGGTACCGCCGAAGTCGGGTTCACACTCGTGCTCATGACCCTGCTCTACGCCCTGCTCGGCGCAATCGGCATCTGGCTGATGGTCAAGCTGGCCAAGAAGGGTCCCGAGGACCACTCGCCCATCCAGGTCTAA
- a CDS encoding zinc metalloprotease HtpX yields the protein MTSQIKTLLLLSLLTGLLMALGGALGGRAGLFLAFGFAMLMNVGSYWYSDKIVLRMYKAQPLSPGDAPHIHRVVEEMARAAGIPKPRIVLVPQDAPNAFATGRNPQNAVVAVTRGIVNILDPDELKGVLAHELGHIVNRDILIQTIAAVLAGAIVFIANILQWTAIFGGGSRDDEGGNPLAALAMAFLAPVAATLIQMAISRSREYLADSTGAKLSNPNDLADALAKLDAASKQVPLQGNPVTENLFIVNPFSGRRAASLFATHPPIEDRIARLREMAQGR from the coding sequence ATGACCAGCCAGATAAAAACCCTGCTGCTCCTGAGCCTGCTGACCGGCCTGCTGATGGCCCTGGGCGGGGCCCTGGGCGGCCGTGCGGGCCTGTTCCTGGCGTTCGGCTTCGCCATGCTCATGAACGTGGGCAGTTATTGGTATTCGGACAAGATCGTCCTGCGCATGTACAAGGCGCAGCCCCTGTCGCCCGGCGACGCCCCGCACATCCATCGGGTGGTTGAGGAGATGGCCCGGGCCGCGGGCATCCCCAAACCCCGTATCGTGCTCGTTCCCCAGGACGCGCCCAACGCGTTCGCCACGGGCCGCAACCCGCAGAACGCCGTGGTCGCCGTGACCCGTGGCATCGTCAATATCCTCGACCCCGACGAACTCAAGGGCGTGCTCGCCCACGAACTCGGGCACATCGTCAACCGCGACATCCTCATCCAGACCATTGCCGCGGTTTTGGCCGGGGCCATCGTGTTCATCGCCAACATCCTCCAGTGGACGGCCATTTTCGGCGGCGGTTCCCGTGATGACGAAGGGGGCAACCCGCTGGCTGCTTTGGCCATGGCCTTTCTCGCGCCTGTCGCCGCCACCCTGATCCAGATGGCCATTTCCCGGTCCCGCGAATACCTGGCCGATTCCACGGGTGCGAAGCTTTCCAACCCGAACGATCTGGCCGATGCGCTGGCCAAGCTCGACGCCGCCTCGAAGCAGGTGCCGCTCCAGGGCAATCCGGTCACGGAGAATCTGTTTATCGTCAACCCGTTCAGCGGCCGCAGGGCGGCATCCCTGTTCGCCACCCACCCTCCCATCGAGGACCGCATCGCGCGCCTTCGGGAGATGGCCCAAGGCAGGTAG